The region ggacttttttcctgttctgcctTATAGTGCTCTGAAGAGTAGGCAGTAGCATGTGACCTATAAGACAAGATGGCTTTTGATAGcactcaggctgcagggagcttGTTGTTGTGGCTGCTCTGTTCCAGCCCTACAgaacagctccagcagcacaggaagcaGTGCAGTTTAAGGACCACATCTGGCTTTAAGTCCCACTGCACCTCCCCTTACTCAGAAGTTTGAAGACCTTCTGTGCCAACCTGCTGTGGCTTGGTGCTGCCTGCAGTTACCTTGCACTAGAATCAGATGGCCCATTTGGGAGGAGaagctttctccttttcctttgtggtCAGCgtctcaaaaaaaacccaacaaacaaaacaaaaaacccccaactaaAACCCaccacttttttccttcttgactTCCTtagaaagacaggaaataatTATGAGGGTTATAGGTAATTACCCTACCAGCAGTGACTGAAAACAGTAACACTTGACtaaacatttataaaactgTATGCTTTGCCTGAAAAGCTAGCCTGCTTTCATCTGGTGTCTTTCAATCAGAAGCATCACATCATTTTCCAGTGACTgtttacagcattttctgtcaAGCTGGTTGTATGGGTCAACTGCTTGGAGCTTTCAGATGTGTTTTTGTAGATACTTGGACCTTTAGCGTGTGCTTCTTTTGAAAAGGTCCATCCCACCCTAAACCACTAGGTAAGTGACAGCATGTGGCAAGGCTGTAGGTGCAGTACTTACCTGTACACAAGAtctgggaggaggctggggctCTTAACTTCCTAAGAAGTTTGAGTGGGAAGCTCTGGCCTCTGTCTTCTCTTGTTATCAAGTGATTACCCTCTTCATCTTCTGTACAAAGTGAAACCCATGCTAAAGTAGCTAGCATATGGTCTTTCCAGAAAGGCAACCCTaggctgtttttttcaaaacccaCTTTGAGTGGGGAGCACTACCCTGAAACTTGCAGCCCTGGGTGCAGTTGGAGAGGTgcattttcctccctcttctccagcctcACCCTGCCTTCACAGCCTGGCATGCTGCTAAGGAACAACAGGGGGAACTCCAAGTGAGACCAATTTAATCCATcagaagttaaaacaaaaacaagagtAAGAAAATTGCTCCCCTTCTGGTCAGTTCTTGATGGAATAAACAATTTCAAAACctgaggaggtggggggggggagggggaagcccAGTTTGCTGAGGAGTTCTGTAGCTCTATCCACTGGCCCAGGCCAACTTCATCTTCTGCCCGTGAGCTTTGGAAGATTTAGAAAACAAGCTCTTCACTATTTGAAGTGGCACCGATTTGCCACTGAGGTACAGTTTATTGTGGCAGTCCGGCAACCACGGCCCTGCACCACCGtccatgttttttcctttcttgagcATCCAGACATAAGCCATGATATAACCAGTCATGAATGCATCAAAGCCAGCTCGGTGTGTGCCCCCCTGTGAAGGTGGACCATgggtttccttttccttttctgcagcacacGCTGCTTCAGTCTCGGGAACATCTGGGTGATGGACAGAGCCCACCTCAGCAGGAACCTCTGACTTCCCCTCCACTTGGTCACTGTCAGAGGCATTCTCCTTGGCAGAAGGGCTCACAGCAGCTGCTACCTGGGCAGCAGTTCCTTCCATGCTCCCCAGATCCTCTTCCCGTTGCGTGCTGGTGTCTGAGCTGACCTCTGGTTCTGCATCCATGGAGTTCTCCTCCAGTGGCCTGCCCTCACTGCTGGGTGTGATCTctgtcagctctgcagcagctgcaggctcATAGCAGCTCTGTTTTCGTGGTGGTCCGTCCTCCCCATTCTGAGCTagctccctttctttccctgagCTTTCCTGTTCACATGCCTTTGCAGGCTCTTCTGTGTTCTTCCGACGCTTCCATTTGTGCTTCCGTTTCTTTCGCTTCTCCTCCCAAAACTTGTCATCCTCATCAATTATGAGGTCAATGTTATGAGAGTGTGGACATTTTGTCCCTTTTGGACACCAGCCATAGGCctagagagaaagagagaagtctTGTCACCACCAGTCTCCTGGTTAGAGCAGCTTATCACCATAACATGGAGCAGAACTCATTATTCCCCTCTACTGAGGGTTTGTGAGGCTGTACCGGGAACACTGTGTTCAGTTACAGCCCCACAACACACAAGAAGTGTATACATTAGTTTGTCGATGCCTTTTTCACAAGAAGTGGCCAAGCGCTGGAACAGGGGCCTGGAGGGGTTTTGTCATCTCTGTCCTTAGAGATTATTCAATATTTACCAAACAAGGCTCTGAGCAATATTGAGTTGGTGGTTGGATGAGAAACTTCCAGAGGTTTCCCCAACCTCTGCTGTTCTGCAACAGTAACGTGCAACATCTGGAAGAGctccttttctccctgaaaCATCTGAAACCAGTTATGATCTGATCAGATGGGCTCTTTGTTTACTGCTGGAGCAGCACCAGGACCTGAGATGCTGTGAATCACACCGTACTACAGttccagaagctgcagaaaggtaattttttttaaatatatatctaaTCAAGAtatgggggagggaagaggtggcATTTCTTGCTCAGAGGACAAGCCAAACTAATTTAGACCTTACAGCCCTCCCAAGACAGCAATGGGTACTGTATCTCATACCATCCCGCTATTTAGGGCCATATAATTTTCTGAATCTTCATGTCTAATGTAAACTGTGGAATTCACCGCCTCCAAACAAAGCATCATGAAGCCACCTGAAGCTTGAAAGTCTTCCTTGTATTGTGAAGCAAGCAAGGGGACATTCCCAGCTGCTTTCCTACCGCTTCCTACTCTGGCCACATGTGTCTCTTTCCACAGAGCCAAGAAGAAAGCAGGCATTCATATTACTTACCGAGAATTTCTCGCAGACAGGCACcttattttcccctctcatattgtggttttcttcttccagagaGCAGTGGCGATAGTCAATGTAACAGGACATGTTGGCAGGGTAGTTGCAGAACTCGATGGTGAGGTGCTGGCCGCTGGAGTCCTTCAGCTTGCAGTTCTCTCGTTTGCTAGAACAAGAGTACACAGTTACTGCGGTTAACTCATTGAAAGTACCACGGCACGGAGCTGGGGCAAACATGCTGCTCTCCGCCAAGTCTCAACTCCACTAGTTTCCTGCTCTTGAGCTCCAGTCACTTCGA is a window of Balearica regulorum gibbericeps isolate bBalReg1 chromosome 8, bBalReg1.pri, whole genome shotgun sequence DNA encoding:
- the TOE1 gene encoding target of EGR1 protein 1, with translation MARRRVPVVDVQSDNFRELWPSMVLALRTATFVAVDTELSGLGARKSLLSPCIEERYKAVCSAARTRSVLSLGVACFKQLPEKSENTYLCQIYNLTLLCTEDYIVEPQSVQFLVQHGFDFNKQYSQGIPYHKGNDKGNENQSQSVRTFFLELIRAKKPLILHNGLIDLVFLYQCFYAHLPDNLGTFTADLSEMFPAGIYDTKYASEFETRFVASYLEYAYKKCKRENCKLKDSSGQHLTIEFCNYPANMSCYIDYRHCSLEEENHNMRGENKVPVCEKFSAYGWCPKGTKCPHSHNIDLIIDEDDKFWEEKRKKRKHKWKRRKNTEEPAKACEQESSGKERELAQNGEDGPPRKQSCYEPAAAAELTEITPSSEGRPLEENSMDAEPEVSSDTSTQREEDLGSMEGTAAQVAAAVSPSAKENASDSDQVEGKSEVPAEVGSVHHPDVPETEAACAAEKEKETHGPPSQGGTHRAGFDAFMTGYIMAYVWMLKKGKNMDGGAGPWLPDCHNKLYLSGKSVPLQIVKSLFSKSSKAHGQKMKLAWASG